From one Lycium ferocissimum isolate CSIRO_LF1 chromosome 5, AGI_CSIRO_Lferr_CH_V1, whole genome shotgun sequence genomic stretch:
- the LOC132055665 gene encoding uncharacterized protein LOC132055665: protein MDALTSHIQGEVPWCMLFADDIVLIDESRSGVNARLEVWRQTLESKGFKLSRTKTEYLECKFSNGSQLEDEDVQQDTQVIPKKESFKYLGSIIQGTGEIDDDVTHRIGARWMKWKLASGVLCDKKVPPILKGKFYKAVVRPAMLYGTECWPVKKAHVQKMKVAEMRMLR, encoded by the coding sequence ATGGACGCTCTGACAAGCCACATTCAAGGAGAGGTACCGTGGTGCATGTTGTTTGCAGATGACATTGTGCTTATTGACGAGTCGCGGAGCGGTGTTAATGCGAGACTGGAGGTTTGGCGACAGACTTTGGAGTCGAAGGGTTTCAAGTTGAGCAGGACTAAGACAGAGTActtagagtgcaagttcagtaaTGGGAGTCAACTAGAGGACGAGGACGTGCAGCAGGATACTCAGGTCATcccgaagaaagaaagtttcaagtacCTGGGGTCGATCATCCAAGGGACTGGCGAGATTGATGacgatgtcacacatcgtattggagcgagatggatgaaatggaagctTGCATCGGGGGtgttgtgtgataagaaggtgccgcCTATTCTGAAGGGAAAGTTCTACAAAGCGGTGGTTAGACCGGCTATGTTGTATGGGACGGAATGCTGGCCAGTTAAGAAAGcgcatgtccaaaagatgaaggTAGCTGAGATGCGGATGCTGAGATAG